The following is a genomic window from Lysinibacillus sp. JNUCC-52.
ATAAAAGGGTAACTATGCTTTTAGCCCATACGATCATGTGGGGAATGGCTTTACAGGCAAAAAAAAGATGCCCTTCTTTAAAAGTTATGAAATGCATTATTCTATTTGAAGAATTTGTCAATAGAATAAGGAACTATTTTAAGGTAAATAATACAAAATAACCAATTAAATAGGATGTATAATCCGATACTATCATTTTACAGTGTAACTAGGAACAAACTTAAACAGCTAAAGGCGTATTTAAAATACACTTTAGGCTGTTTTTTTAATAAAAAAAATGAATAATTACACTTTTTTTTGGAGAAATATCATAAAATTTATAATGTCGCATTTTTATCGAAAAACCATTAGTATCCTATAATTTACATAATATTCTATTGTAAATATTGACAATATAATTAGATATTGTATAGTTACTTTGTGATACATAATGTCATTTGTGATGTAGATAAAATAGTAATAAAATTTCAACTTCAGTTTTAATGAAACTGTATTTTATTTTACTTTAGTTGGAATTTTATTACTTAAAAGTAAAAATAAAGTTTGTGTTCACTAATGATTATGCTTACTCGAATTTATAATAAAAAGGAGGGATGGCTGTAGGTTATACAGCCGAATAAATGGAGATTATTAATCAAACAAACAGAACAATGCTCTTTGAGGAAATCAATCCTGAAAAGCTGGATTTGATTACATTAGTGGGGGACGTAAAAGGAATTGATAGTCTAAGCGATGAAAAAGTGAAAGAAATTAATCAATACCTTCTTGTCAAAAGCTTTGACGAATTTTTAGATAAATTCTCTCCAACCGTCTATTCGTTCTACAATGCTGCAAATCAGAAAGTAATGTATACGCTTAAAAAACCTGAAGGCATTCAAGAAGATTGTATTTCCGAAATCGCTATCGATCAAAACAATGATTTTTTAAAGATGCTATTTACCCTCATTGATACAAAGCGAAGCCAAGGAATAACGAATGTAGACTTTAAATTTGAAAATTTACTAGATATGATTTCCCCTAAAAAGGTAATGGACGATATTCGCCAAGTAAGAAAAGAAATTCATTATTTATATGGAGAATATGACAAGTTAGACGAAGGCGATCCAAAAAAGCTAGACACAGGGGATAAGTTAAATCTTATGTTCGAAGTAGCTAGCCGAAATTATAACAATGTTATGGCTATGTTGCCGTTAGCAATCGAAGATATTAAAACAAGACTGCTACTAGGTGCTAATCAAGAGGAAAACGAATCCGAAAAGCTGCAAATCGGAACCCTAACAATTGGTGATACGGGTGAACTTAAAATTATTGAGGCACCTCAAACGAATACTTCTGAGTTGATGGTTATTGAGGACAATAGTAACTATGGTTTGAGTACCGTATTTGAGGAAGACTATGAGGCGATAACAGAATCACCATCCTCCTACGTAAAGGATTTAGTCGTAAGAACATTCTCGCCATTACCATCTGTAAGAGCAGAATTTGACGTTGAAACAGAGGTGCAAAATTACAATACATATTTAGAATTCTATAAGGATGCTAAGGATGAATTTGTAAAGACAGTGAAGCCATTAGTTGAAAAACTAATAGGTGTCAAAATGTATTTTGATCAATATGCGACAAAAAATAAAGGTATGCAACCTTCGTTATTAGTGACAAATGCAAAATTGGATATGCTCGTTAAGAGTAATAATTTACCAAGGTTGCGGACGTATTTAAATACAGTCAATTCAAAAAATGATTTCACAGATACTGTATGGTATGGCATCGTTCCAGCAATTGAACTTGAAGCATCTGGAAAAATGAAAGTTAGTAGATCTCGATTTAAAGGAAATGAAAAGGTTGCAAAGCAAGAAGGTAACACGATGGAATCCTTATCTAGTCTTCTAGATACAGTAAAAGATTATAAAGTCCAAATATTCTTTAACTTTATGACAGAAGAAGAAACTACTTTCAACGGCATTGCAACAGCAGGCATTGATCGCCTTATCGATAAATGCTCGGTGCTCCTTCGAAAAGATTACAGTGAATTTGCGATTCCTTGCTTACCGAATTTTACAATTATTCCGAAAGACAAGTCTGGCGTAGTAATTGATACAAGGATGCAAACAACCGAAAATGGTGCGCGCCTATCGAAAGAAAAGGAAGATATACTCAAGCTTTGGATAGAAGGCGTATATGTAGGTGCTAGCTATGTGGCAGCAGGGATAGTGTCTGCTTATCAATGTCCTGAAT
Proteins encoded in this region:
- a CDS encoding transcriptional regulator, with protein sequence MEIINQTNRTMLFEEINPEKLDLITLVGDVKGIDSLSDEKVKEINQYLLVKSFDEFLDKFSPTVYSFYNAANQKVMYTLKKPEGIQEDCISEIAIDQNNDFLKMLFTLIDTKRSQGITNVDFKFENLLDMISPKKVMDDIRQVRKEIHYLYGEYDKLDEGDPKKLDTGDKLNLMFEVASRNYNNVMAMLPLAIEDIKTRLLLGANQEENESEKLQIGTLTIGDTGELKIIEAPQTNTSELMVIEDNSNYGLSTVFEEDYEAITESPSSYVKDLVVRTFSPLPSVRAEFDVETEVQNYNTYLEFYKDAKDEFVKTVKPLVEKLIGVKMYFDQYATKNKGMQPSLLVTNAKLDMLVKSNNLPRLRTYLNTVNSKNDFTDTVWYGIVPAIELEASGKMKVSRSRFKGNEKVAKQEGNTMESLSSLLDTVKDYKVQIFFNFMTEEETTFNGIATAGIDRLIDKCSVLLRKDYSEFAIPCLPNFTIIPKDKSGVVIDTRMQTTENGARLSKEKEDILKLWIEGVYVGASYVAAGIVSAYQCPEYLKESFRNVKRSYPGVRFDIEAGDNALRAVTTMAKEISGFTNNIKDAINSRSFGFVFSSENAQLQDKDIKRITVYKARSLAMEEDGFDSIYKTQVSTYIERILRFQSGDFKHENIVRFFSNNPSSQKSKWLNDKGYVNSVIHDGDDIGYIIDEKTSLCQIDLVFNGNVKNLEVMITKGTSAVKA